A part of Bacillota bacterium genomic DNA contains:
- a CDS encoding acyl-CoA dehydrogenase — protein MVLLNPKKHDREYPDERSRRIMLDTIAFFENKGKNRIKEHDRERVWYEDLLEFNRKNEIFYTLLTPEKYGEKDCRWDTWRNCEFNEILAFYGLHYWYTWQVSILGLGPIWMSANEEAKRRAARLLKEGQVFAFGLSEREHGADIYSTEMALEALPDGTYRANGEKYYIGNGNIAEMVSTFGKMKGGKEYVFFTANYKHKNYELVKNIVNSQSYVADFKLRDYPVKEEEILSRGDEAWDAALNTVNVGKYNLGWASIGICTHAFYEAINHASNRNLYGIYVTDFPHVKRMFADAYCRLVAMKLFALRAADYMRTASADDRRYLLYNPTVKMKVTTQGEEVINLLWDVIAAKGFEKDTIFEMAARDIRALPKLEGTVHVNIALILKFMPNYFLNPQPFPVIAKQSQARNDDFLFNQGPARGLGKICFHDYRTAYGIYDLPNVDLFREQIDVFREFLTNAPPDEKQQRDIDYLMSVGEIFTLIVYGQLILENAEIYRLEEDIVDQIFDFMVRDFSKFALQLYCKPGSTEQQMSHFMKMIRKPVADEERFQRLLKNHVYALNGAYEMNS, from the coding sequence ATGGTTTTGTTGAACCCCAAAAAACATGATCGGGAATACCCCGACGAGCGATCCCGCCGGATCATGCTGGACACCATCGCCTTCTTTGAAAACAAGGGCAAGAACAGGATCAAGGAACACGACCGCGAACGGGTCTGGTACGAGGATCTGCTTGAATTCAACCGCAAGAACGAGATATTTTACACACTACTCACCCCGGAAAAGTACGGGGAGAAGGACTGCCGCTGGGATACCTGGCGCAACTGCGAATTCAACGAGATTCTTGCCTTTTACGGCCTGCACTACTGGTACACCTGGCAGGTTTCCATCCTCGGGCTCGGCCCCATCTGGATGAGCGCCAACGAGGAGGCCAAGCGCCGTGCGGCGCGGCTGCTGAAAGAGGGGCAGGTCTTCGCTTTCGGCCTCTCGGAACGGGAGCACGGTGCCGACATCTACTCCACGGAGATGGCCCTGGAAGCGTTGCCCGATGGCACCTACAGGGCCAACGGCGAAAAATATTATATCGGCAATGGCAACATCGCCGAGATGGTCTCCACCTTCGGCAAGATGAAAGGCGGCAAGGAATACGTCTTCTTCACCGCCAACTACAAACACAAGAACTACGAGCTGGTAAAGAACATTGTCAACTCACAATCGTATGTGGCCGATTTCAAACTGCGTGATTATCCCGTGAAGGAAGAGGAGATACTCTCCCGTGGCGATGAGGCCTGGGACGCCGCCCTGAACACCGTCAACGTGGGCAAATACAACCTCGGCTGGGCCTCGATCGGGATCTGCACCCATGCCTTCTACGAGGCGATCAACCATGCCTCCAACCGCAACCTTTACGGTATCTACGTGACCGACTTTCCCCATGTGAAGCGGATGTTTGCCGATGCGTACTGCCGGCTGGTGGCCATGAAACTCTTTGCCCTGCGCGCCGCCGATTACATGCGCACCGCCTCCGCCGATGACCGCCGTTACCTCCTTTACAACCCCACGGTCAAGATGAAAGTCACCACCCAGGGCGAGGAAGTTATCAATCTGCTCTGGGATGTCATCGCCGCCAAGGGATTCGAGAAAGACACCATATTCGAGATGGCCGCAAGGGATATCAGGGCCCTGCCCAAACTTGAAGGCACGGTCCACGTGAATATCGCACTCATCCTCAAATTCATGCCCAACTATTTTCTGAACCCACAACCCTTCCCGGTCATAGCAAAGCAGTCGCAAGCCCGCAACGATGACTTTCTTTTCAACCAGGGGCCGGCGCGCGGGCTGGGCAAGATCTGTTTCCATGATTACCGGACTGCATACGGAATTTACGACCTGCCCAATGTCGACCTCTTCCGCGAACAGATCGATGTTTTCAGGGAATTCCTGACCAACGCGCCGCCCGACGAGAAGCAGCAGCGCGATATCGATTACCTGATGTCCGTGGGCGAGATCTTCACCCTGATCGTTTACGGCCAGCTCATCCTTGAAAATGCGGAGATATACAGGCTGGAAGAAGATATCGTCGATCAGATCTTCGATTTCATGGTGCGGGACTTCTCCAAATTTGCCCTGCAGCTCTACTGCAAGCCCGGCAGCACCGAGCAGCAGATGAGCCACTTCATGAAGATGATCCGCAAGCCGGTAGCCGACGAGGAACGTTTCCAGCGTCTGCTCAAGAACCATGTTTATGCCCTCAACGGGGCCTACGAGATGAACAGTTGA
- the argH gene encoding argininosuccinate lyase produces the protein MKKPWGGRFDRQTDPEVERFSASIHFDCRLAEVDIEGSLAHVDALAAAGIITAEEMAAISGGLKEIRAEIEAGEFEADHSYEDIHMYIENRLCEKIGETGGKLHTGRSRNDQVALDMHLYIKKETGSIDRLLNELQQTICDLAAVHIGTLMPGYTHLQRAQPVRFAHHLLSYFWMFQRDRERLRGAYRRADIMPLGAGALAGSGFPLDRERVAARLGFAELYENSIDAVSDRDYLLEFLSFASICMMHLSRIGEELVLWSSAEFGFMEMDDAYATGSSLMPQKKNPDIAELARGKTGRVFGSLIGLLTTMKGLPLSYNRDMQEDKEGVFDAIDTLKPALLLTREMLRTARFNTARMEESARDVSAMATDIADYLVTRGVPFRDSHHLVGRMVAYSREHGRTLGELTTDELHRFHPSLDADRMGKLLDPYMSTEARSIRGGVAEAALKKQLAAAREAFLPSLEQSDPE, from the coding sequence ATCCACTTCGACTGCCGATTGGCGGAGGTGGATATCGAGGGCAGCCTGGCACATGTCGATGCCCTCGCCGCAGCGGGGATCATCACCGCGGAGGAGATGGCCGCCATCTCCGGCGGGCTGAAAGAGATCAGGGCGGAGATTGAAGCGGGAGAATTTGAAGCGGATCATTCTTACGAGGATATTCACATGTACATCGAGAACCGCCTCTGCGAGAAAATCGGGGAGACGGGGGGCAAATTGCACACGGGGAGAAGCCGCAACGACCAGGTGGCGCTGGATATGCACCTTTACATCAAGAAAGAAACAGGGTCTATCGATCGACTCCTGAATGAATTGCAGCAGACGATCTGCGATCTGGCCGCCGTCCACATCGGGACGTTGATGCCGGGATACACCCACCTGCAGCGAGCCCAGCCGGTGCGTTTCGCCCATCACCTTCTGTCCTATTTCTGGATGTTTCAACGGGACCGTGAGCGGCTGCGCGGGGCTTACCGGCGGGCGGACATCATGCCCCTGGGAGCCGGTGCCCTGGCCGGAAGCGGTTTCCCGCTTGACCGGGAACGGGTGGCTGCACGCCTCGGATTTGCGGAACTTTACGAGAACAGCATCGATGCCGTCAGCGACCGCGATTACCTGCTTGAATTCCTTTCATTTGCCTCGATATGCATGATGCACCTGAGCCGTATCGGCGAGGAACTGGTACTCTGGTCGTCGGCCGAATTTGGATTCATGGAGATGGACGATGCTTACGCCACCGGGAGCAGCCTCATGCCCCAGAAGAAGAACCCGGACATCGCCGAGCTGGCAAGAGGAAAAACCGGCCGTGTTTTTGGCAGCCTCATCGGATTGTTGACGACGATGAAGGGATTGCCCCTCAGCTACAACCGGGATATGCAGGAGGACAAGGAAGGAGTATTCGATGCCATCGACACCTTGAAACCGGCCCTCTTGCTGACCCGGGAGATGCTGCGCACCGCCCGTTTCAACACGGCAAGAATGGAAGAATCGGCCCGGGATGTGTCGGCCATGGCAACGGATATTGCCGATTACCTCGTTACCCGCGGGGTTCCGTTCCGGGACTCCCACCATCTGGTGGGCAGGATGGTCGCTTACAGCCGGGAGCATGGCAGAACCCTGGGTGAATTGACCACCGATGAACTGCACCGCTTCCATCCCTCTCTCGATGCTGACAGAATGGGGAAACTTCTTGATCCGTACATGAGCACCGAAGCCCGTTCGATCAGGGGCGGTGTGGCCGAGGCGGCTTTGAAAAAACAGCTGGCTGCCGCCCGCGAAGCGTTTCTTCCTTCACTCGAACAATCCGATCCGGAATAG
- a CDS encoding zinc ribbon domain-containing protein produces MPLYEFFCAKCNRRFEKLCSSSRKEGIECPQCGSEAKRVFSTFNCKTGSGGSASAGGSSCSTCSLTDCTTCR; encoded by the coding sequence ATGCCCCTTTACGAATTTTTCTGTGCAAAGTGCAACCGCCGTTTCGAAAAACTTTGCAGTTCGAGCCGCAAGGAAGGCATTGAATGCCCGCAATGCGGTTCCGAGGCAAAAAGAGTTTTTTCCACTTTCAACTGCAAGACCGGCTCCGGAGGATCTGCTTCCGCTGGAGGAAGCAGCTGCAGCACCTGCAGTTTGACGGATTGCACTACATGCCGCTAG
- a CDS encoding DUF1614 domain-containing protein, with protein MFPQAPVIRMVTIVPMLIYLFLVHRVLNRMRIGPVESFFLVMAMLVGGFLPAIPVWRGLSVNVGGMLIPLAISIYLIATADEPREKVRPLPVVLLAGAVVWGLDRVLPSTPPGTFGYELDPLYIPAVFAGIISYILGRSRRSSFVGGIGAILMLDLFAWGETIIRSSYVVLVTLGGAGVFDAALIAGVFAVLLAEIVGELRERAEREKS; from the coding sequence ATGTTTCCGCAAGCACCCGTGATCAGGATGGTAACGATTGTCCCCATGTTGATCTATCTTTTTCTCGTTCACCGCGTCCTGAACAGGATGCGCATCGGTCCCGTGGAATCGTTCTTTCTCGTCATGGCCATGCTCGTCGGCGGATTCCTGCCCGCGATACCCGTCTGGAGAGGCCTCTCCGTGAATGTGGGGGGGATGTTGATCCCCCTGGCCATATCCATCTACCTGATAGCCACCGCCGATGAGCCCCGGGAGAAGGTGCGCCCCTTGCCGGTGGTTCTTCTTGCCGGGGCGGTTGTCTGGGGGCTGGATCGCGTTCTGCCCAGCACCCCCCCGGGAACATTCGGTTACGAGCTCGATCCCCTTTATATTCCCGCCGTCTTTGCCGGAATCATCTCTTACATCCTGGGCCGTTCCCGCCGTTCTTCTTTTGTCGGTGGGATCGGGGCTATCCTGATGTTGGATCTCTTCGCCTGGGGAGAGACTATCATCCGCAGCAGCTATGTGGTCTTGGTAACCCTGGGCGGGGCGGGCGTTTTTGATGCAGCCCTGATTGCCGGAGTATTCGCCGTTCTCCTGGCGGAGATAGTGGGCGAACTGCGCGAACGTGCGGAGAGGGAAAAATCGTAG
- a CDS encoding phosphoglycerate dehydrogenase: MKILVSDPLSAEGIEILRQRAEVTEGDYSDPEELKKVIGDYDALIVRSGTRVNAEVIEAGKKLRVIGRAGVGVDNIDVHKATEKGIVVINAPEGNTISAAEHTVALITAMARNIFEANVSMKKGEWNRKQFLGVELNRKVLGIIGLGRIGSEVARRCRAMGMNIIAYDPYISSEQAEKIGAKMVPLEEVYRQSDFISLHLPLNNSTYHLIGKEQLAMMKQGVRIINCARGGLIDEEELCRALESGHVAGAALDVFEMEPPSRCPLVNYDSVIMTPHLGASTREAQVNVAVQVARQVLEALNGGPVCCAVNVPIVLPDVMADINPFMPLMRLMGSLYMQVFGGSIEEVEIHYSGEIADKTLSPLTTSCLIGILEVMVGNQVNYVNAPVLARGRGIRIKEVSTSNGGHFSNLITLSVTTGGEKNVISGTLFNQEDMRIVQIGNFRIEMVPTHYMLICNYKDKPGVIGKVATVLGDHGINIGSMQVGRQHAGGEAVMALQLDEPVPHDVLKILQKIDLIINMRFVVLPGRK, translated from the coding sequence ATGAAGATACTGGTCAGCGATCCTCTTTCTGCCGAAGGGATCGAGATCCTGAGACAGCGTGCAGAAGTTACCGAGGGGGATTACAGTGACCCGGAGGAATTGAAAAAAGTCATAGGTGATTATGATGCCCTGATTGTCCGCAGCGGAACCAGGGTCAACGCCGAGGTCATCGAAGCAGGAAAAAAACTGCGCGTTATCGGCCGGGCCGGGGTTGGTGTGGACAACATCGATGTCCACAAGGCCACGGAAAAAGGCATCGTGGTCATCAATGCACCCGAGGGAAATACCATTTCTGCTGCCGAGCACACCGTCGCTCTCATCACGGCGATGGCCCGCAATATTTTTGAAGCGAACGTTTCCATGAAAAAGGGTGAATGGAACCGCAAACAATTCCTTGGCGTGGAACTGAATCGCAAGGTTCTGGGGATCATCGGCCTGGGGCGTATCGGCAGCGAGGTGGCACGCCGTTGCCGGGCCATGGGCATGAATATCATAGCTTACGATCCTTATATCTCTTCCGAACAGGCGGAGAAGATCGGGGCGAAGATGGTGCCCCTGGAGGAAGTATACCGGCAATCGGATTTTATCAGCCTGCACCTTCCCCTCAACAATTCAACTTACCACCTCATAGGCAAAGAGCAGCTGGCGATGATGAAACAGGGAGTGCGGATCATAAACTGCGCGCGCGGCGGGCTCATCGATGAAGAGGAACTATGCCGGGCCCTGGAATCGGGCCATGTTGCCGGCGCCGCCCTCGATGTGTTTGAAATGGAACCGCCGAGCCGGTGCCCCCTGGTGAACTATGACAGCGTGATCATGACCCCGCACCTCGGCGCTTCCACGCGGGAGGCGCAGGTGAATGTCGCCGTCCAGGTGGCCAGACAGGTTCTGGAAGCCCTGAACGGCGGCCCCGTATGCTGTGCGGTCAATGTCCCCATCGTCCTGCCCGATGTGATGGCCGATATAAACCCGTTCATGCCTCTGATGCGTCTGATGGGCAGTCTCTACATGCAGGTGTTTGGCGGCTCCATCGAGGAAGTGGAGATCCATTACAGCGGCGAGATCGCCGACAAGACGTTATCACCCCTGACCACCTCATGCCTGATCGGGATACTGGAGGTCATGGTCGGCAACCAGGTCAACTATGTAAACGCTCCGGTGCTGGCCCGGGGCCGGGGGATACGCATCAAAGAGGTATCGACCAGCAATGGAGGCCATTTTTCCAACCTTATCACCCTTTCCGTAACCACGGGCGGGGAAAAAAACGTGATTTCCGGCACACTTTTCAATCAGGAAGATATGCGCATCGTGCAGATCGGCAATTTCCGCATCGAGATGGTGCCCACCCACTACATGCTCATCTGCAATTACAAGGACAAGCCCGGAGTGATCGGCAAGGTGGCAACGGTTCTTGGAGATCATGGCATCAACATTGGCAGCATGCAGGTGGGGCGGCAACATGCCGGCGGGGAAGCGGTCATGGCCCTGCAGCTCGATGAACCGGTTCCGCATGATGTGTTGAAAATATTGCAGAAGATCGATCTCATCATAAATATGCGTTTCGTGGTGCTGCCGGGAAGAAAATAG